The genomic stretch CAGCAATACTTCCAACGACATTGCCTGATTGAATGATGGGGGTTAAATGCCAGAATACATATTCTCGGTCAGGCGTTAATTTATCTTTTACGCCAAACTCTAGATTGAGGACATGCCCATAAATAGCTTTATTGGTTTCTGAGCTTTCTGCATATAGTCTGTTGAGTTCTTTATCTAAAACATTTTTAATGCCAGATCTTTCATGCCACTCAACGTTATTAATAATGGCTGGAATACTCCATAACTTATTTTTATCCTTATCAACCCATCTTAAATGCAATATTTCAGGGCTATTTTGAATAAGTGTTGTGGCGCCTTTAATAAATGCTTCTGAGTAGCGTGCTTGACTAGGTGAATTACTAATTTCTCGGCTTAAATCTAATAAAGCTTCTTCATTATTAATAAATCTGCTGTGTATGCGCTGTTTGGTGTAAGCCGTGTCTCTATGCACGACGTATTCTTGCTGATTTTTATCCTGGTAATTCAGGGTCCACAGGATAAGTCCCATAGCCGATGCAAATAAAACAATAGCTAATAAAGGTATAAATAAAAATGTGTATGTGCGCGATCCCTGCCTAAGTGGCTTAGGCAATATTTTTTCTATACCAGAATGAAATTTTTTAACGAGATTTGTTAACAAACTATCTATTTATACAAAACTTAGGGAAAACCACAGAAGACAACAGTTTAATTCCACTAGACAGTAGAACTTGAGGTTTTTTTGCATTTTTGAGCATGTTGCTCAGCAATATAATTCCATATTATGAAAAATAACTTTGCAATGTGGAATATAACTTGCTGAGAAATTATGACATTTCTAAAATTTAGACCCATATAGATGGGCTTACGCCTTATGGATAACTAATTGAACGAGGAAACAAGAATGGCTGTCACACCAGAGCAAGTTGCCGGATCAAATAAAAAACAGGATGTTGATCCTATCGAGACCAAAGAGTGGATTGATGCCTTAAATGGTGTTATTCAAAAAGAGGGCGTTGAGCGAGCAGCCTTTTTGATTGATGAACAGATTTCACACGCACGTGTTAGTGGTGTGGTTCAACCCTTTCATGCAGAAACACCTTATATCAATACGATACCGGTTGAGCAGCAAGCTAAATTGCCTGGTGATCAACAAGTTGAGGAGCGTATCCGCGCCTATACTCGTTGGAACGCGATGGCAATGGTTTTGAGAGCCAATAAAGATACAAACGTTGGTGGCCATATTTCTTCTTTCCAATCCGCTGCAACACTATATGACGTAGGTTTCAATCATTTTTGGCATGCACCTTCTGATAAGCATGGCGGCGATTTGGTATTTGTTCAAGGTCACGTTGCAACAGGTGTGTATGCGCGTGCTTATATGTTGGGCCGTCTTACTGATGAGCATTTAAATAATTTCCGCCAAGAGGTTGATGGAAAGGGAATTTCAAGCTATCCACACCCTTGGTTAATGCCAGATTTTTGGCAGTTCCCAACAGTATCAATGGGTCTTGGTCCAATTATGGCGATTTACCAAGCCCGTTTCATGAAGTATTTGCAAGATCGCGGATTTGCTCAAACAGAAGGTCGCAAAGTGTGGGCATTCTTGGGTGATGGCGAGACAGATGAGCCTGAATCACTAGGCGCTATTGGTATGGCTGGACGTGAGAAGTTAGATAACTTATGTTTTGTTATCAACTGTAACTTGCAGCGTCTTGATGGCCCTGTACGTGGTAACGGAAAAATTATTCAAGAGTTGGAAAGTGAATTCCGTGGAGCGGGTTGGAATGTTATTAAGTTAGTTTGGGGTACTCATTGGGATGCTTTGTTCGCTAGAGATAAAAAAGGTATCTTGATGAAGCGCCTTGGTGAGATTGTTGATGGTGAATATCAAACAATGAAGGCCAAAAATGGTGCCTATGTTCGCCAGGTTGTATTTAATACGCCAGAACTTCAAGCTTTAGTTGCTGACTGGAGTGATGACGATATTTGGAATTTAAATCGTGGTGGTCACGATCCTCATAAAGTGTATGCGGCGTTCCACGCAGCAAATACTCATAAAAATCAACCAACAGTTATTTTGGCTAAAACAATTAAGGGCGATGGCATGGGTGGCTCAGGTCAAGCCATGAATATTGCTCACCAAGCCAAGAAAATGAATATTGAAGACGTGAAGGCTTTCCGCGATCGCTTCAAGATTCCTGTTGCTGACGACAAGATTGAAGAGTTGCCATTGGTGAAATTTGAGGAAGGTAGCCCTGAATTAACTTACATGCGTGATCGCCGTATGGAGTTGGGTGGTTACTTGCCACAACGTAGAACTAAAGCAGAAAGTTTAGATGTTCCTAAGTTAGATGTTTTCTCTCCATTGCTAGAAGCAACTGCTGAAGGACGTGAGATTTCAACAACGATGGCTTTTGTTCGTATGTTGAATATCATCATTAAAGACAAGTTAATTGGTAAACGTGTTGTGCCTATTGTTCCAGATGAATCTAGAACATTCGGCATGGAAGGTATGTTCCGTCAATTAGGTATTTGGAATCAGTTGGGACAGTTGTATACCCCACAAGACCATGATCAATTGATGTTCTATAAAGAAGATAAGCACGGTCAAATCCTTCAAGAAGGTATTAATGAAGCCGGTGCGATGTGTGATTGGATTGCTGCGGCAACTTCATATTCCACACACGGCGTACCTATGTTGCCGTTCTATATTTTCTACTCTATGTTCGGCTTCCAACGTATTGGCGATTTAGCCTGGGCGGCTGGCGATATGAGAAGTCGCGGCTTCTTATTGGGTGGTACAGCTGGTAGAACAACTTTAAACGGCGAAGGTTTGCAACACGAAGATGGTCATAGCCATTTGTGGAGTGGCGCAATTCCTAACTGTATTAGTTATGACCCAACATTCGCCTTCGAATTAGCTGTCGTTATTCAAGACGGTATGCGCCGCATGATGACTGAGCAAGAAGATGTTTACTACTACTTAACATTGATGAATGAGAATTACGCTCATCCAGCAATGCCTAAGGGAGCTGAGAAAGATATCTTAAAAGGTATGTATAAGTTATCAAGCGTTGGTGATGCCAAGGCGAAGTTGAGAGTTCAGTTATTAGGTAGCGGTACGATCTTCCGCGAAGTGATTGAAGCTGCCAATATGCTTCGTGATGATTGGGGTGTTGCTTCTGATTTATGGAGTTGCCCAAGCTTTACAGAATTAGGTCGTGATTGGAATGCAGTATCACGTGCAAATATGTTGAATCCAACCGCTAAACCAGCGGTATCTCATGTTGAAGCGATGTTAGCTGGTACAACTGGCCCTGTTATTGCCGCGACTGATTATGTGCGTTTATTTGCAGAGCAAATTAGACCAGCGATCCAAAATGTTGGTAAGCGATATACCGTATTAGGTACCGATGGTTTTGGTCGTTCAGATACACGTGAGCAATTAAGACATTTCTTTGAAGTAGATCGTCGTTGGGTAACTGTTGCTGCTCTTAAAACTTTGGCTGATGAAGGTCAAATTGAGCACAAGAAAGTTGCTGAGGCCCTTAAGAAGTATGGCCTTGATCCTAAAAAACCAAACCCAATGACAGTGTGAGGATTAAAAGATGAGTCAAGTTTTAGAAATTAAAGTGCCTGACATTGGTGATTACAAGGATGTGCCTGTGATTGAGGTGCATGTGAAGCCAGGCGATAAGGTTGAAAAAGAACAAACTTTGGTGACGCTGGAGTCTGATAAGGCGACGATGGATGTGCCTTCATCACATGCTGGTACGGTTAAAGAAGTTAAGGTTCATGTTGGTGACAATATTTCCGAAGGTACGGTTGTGATTCTTTTAGAAGAAGGCGGTGCATCTGCCGCTACAACTGCTACAGCTGCTGCTCCGGCTGTTGCTCCAGCAAGTACGGCAGCTAGTGCTACTGTTGAAGTAACAGTGCCTGATATTGGTGATTACAAAGATGTGCCTGTGATTGAGGTGCATGTAAAACCGGGTGATAAGGTTGAAAAAGAACAATCTTTGGTAACGCTTGAATCTGATAAGGCCACAATGGATGTGCCTTCATCACATGCCGGTACAGTGAAAGAAGTCAAAGTCCAGGTTGGCGATAATATTTCTGAAGGCCGTGTAGTGGTTATTTTGGAAACTGCTGGTGGAGCATCTTCTGCCCCAGTTGTAGCACCAACTGCGTCTGCTCCAGCTGCTCCTAAACCAGCAAGTGTTCCAGCGCCGGCAGCACCAGTTGCATCAACTGCCGCACCAGCTCAGTCAGTACCAAGAAGTGAAGCAGTGCCAACAGGTGGCATCAGCCATGCAAGCCCATCTGTACGTAAATATGCGCGTGAATTAGGCGTGGATGTTTCTAAGGTGACTGGTAGTGGTCCTAAAGGTCGTATTACTCAGGAAGACGTTCAGGCCTATGTGAAGAACATCATGACTGGACATGCACCATCACCAGCTGGCGCACCAGTAGCTGCAAGTGGTGGTTTGAACTTGTTGCCATGGCCTAAGGTTGATTTCACTAAATTTGGTGAAATTGAAACAAAACCTTTATCTAGAATTCAAAAACTATCTGCTGCTAATTTATCTCGCAATTGGGTGATGATTCCAGCTGTGACTTATCACGAAGATGCTGATATCACAGGTTTGGAAGCATTTAGAGTGATGACCAATAAAGATAATGAGAAGCAGGGCATCAAAGTGACGATGTTGGCTTTCTTAATTAAAGCCGTTGTTAATGCCCTTAAGAAGTATCCTGAGTTTAATAGCTCTCTCGATGGCGATAACTTAGTACTGAAGAAATATTTCCATATCGCTTTTGCAGCAGATACACCTAATGGTTTAGTCGTTCCTGTTGTGAAAAATGCTGATAAAAAAGGTATTTTTGAAATCGCTAAGGAAACGGGCGAATTAGCCAAATTAGCACGTGAAGGTAAATTGAAGCCTGATCAAATGCAGGGGGCTTCTTTCACCATTTCATCATTGGGCGGTATTGGCGGCACTTACTTTGCACCAATTGTGAATGCTCCAGAGGTTGCTATTTTGGGTGTCAATAAAGCTACGATGAAACCTGTTTGGAATGGTAAAGAATTTGTACCTAAATTAATTTGTCCATTGTCATTAACTGCTGATCACCGTGTGATTGATGGTGCTTTAGCTACCAAATTCAACGTGTATTTGGCTGAATTATTAGCCGACTTCCGTCGCGTTGTTCTGTAAAGGGAATAGTCATGGCAAATATTGAAATTAAAGTACCGGATATCGGTGACTTTCATGATGTTCCTGTTATCGAAGTATTGGTAAAAGTTGGTGATCAAGTTGAGAAAGAGCAGCCTTTATTGGTGCTTGAATCTGATAAGGCCACCATGGAAGTACCGAGTGATACTGCTGGAACAATTGTTAGTTTGGCAGTTTCAGTGGGTGACAAAATTAACCAAGGCATGGTGATTGCAACCATCACTGCCGCTGAAGGTGCTGCACCTGCTGCAAAACCTGCTCCAGCAGCAACGGCTCCCGTTGAGGCACCTAAATCTGCGCCTGCTGTTGCCCCAATTGCTGGCTCATATGCAGGGACTGTGGATCATGAATGCGAGATGTTAGTGTTCGGTGCGGGTCCTGGTGGTTATAGCGCTGCATTCCGTAGTGCTGACTTAGGTATGAGCACCATCATTGTGGAAAGATACCCAACCTTGGGTGGTGTTTGTTTAAACGTAGGTTGCATTCCATCTAAGGCACTATTACATACTGCTGCGATTGTTGATGAAGTTAAAGCGATGGCAGCTCATGGCATCAGTTATGGTGAACCTAAAGTTGAAATCGACAAATTAAGAACTTATAAAGAAAGTGTTATCGGTAAATTAACGGGTGGCTTGGCCGGTATGGCTAAAGCACGTAAAGTTGTAACCGTTAGAGGTATCGGTCGCTTTTTAGATGCCACCCATGTTGAGGTTGATTTAACTGAGGGTAGCTCAAAACAAACAACCGGCAAAAAAGCGGTCATCCGTTTCCAGAAAGCAATTATTGCTGCCGGTAGTCAAGCTGTCATGCTTCCTTTCTTACCTCAAGACCCTCGTATTGTTGATAGTACTGGTGCGCTTAAATTAACTTCTGTGCCAAAGAGAATGTTAGTTATTGGTGGTGGCATTATTGGTTTGGAAATGGCTACGGTGTACAGCACCCTAGGTAGCAAAATTGATATTGCTGAAATGATGGACGGTTTGATGGCCGGTGCTGATCGTGATCTTGAGAAAGTATGGGAGAAGATGAATGCTCCTCGCTTTGACAAAATTATGCTTAAGACTCGCGCAACTAAAGCTGAAGCTAAGCCCGATGGTATTTATGTAACATTCGAAGGTGATAAAGCACCTGCAGACCCACAGGCTTATGATTTAGTGTTAGTGGCAGTTGGTAGAACACCGAATGGCAAGAAGATTGACGCTGATAAAGCTGGCGTAGTTGTTGATGAGCGTGGCTTTATTCCTGTAGATGCGCAATTAAGAACGAATGTTCCTAATATCTATGCGATTGGAGATATTGTTGGTCAACCGATGTTGGCTCACAAAGCGGTTCATGAAGCTCACGTAGCAGCAGAGGTAGCAGCAGGTCAAAAATCTTACTTTGATGCTAAGCAAATTCCATCAGTGGCCTATACAGATCCAGAAGTAGCTTGGGCTGGTTTGACCGAAGAGCAGTGCAAAGCCAAAGGCATTGCTTATGAAAAAGGTATGTTCCCATGGGCTGCTAGCGGTCGCGCCATTGCTAATGGTCGTGATGAAGGGTTTACTAAACTGCTATTTGATAAGGCGACTCATCGAATTATTGGTGGTGGTATTGTTGGTACCCATGCAGGAGATTTGATTGGTGAAGTGTGTTTAGCAATTGAGATGGGTGCTGATGCTGTTGATATTGGTAAAACTATTCATCCACATCCAACATTGGGTGAGTCCGTTGGTATGGCTGCTGAGGTTGCTCATGGTAGCTGCACTGATTTACCTCCACAAAAGAAAAAGTAATACAGTCTTTTCTTGCCCTGAGTGATTGAGGGCATAAAAAAACCCCCGCATAGAGCGGGGGTTGAAAAGGTACTTACAGAGAAATCTCTGACTGGGTACCGAGGAGACAACTTTTACTACTTCAATTCTTGATAGCCACCATGATGAATTAGGTGGCTTTCTTGTTTCTTACTTCTTACCGCGAGCAGCTTTAACAGCTGTATTTGCAGCAGCATTGAAATTGTTTTGTGCAAGATCAATCGCTTGTTTGATAGATTTTTGAGTTGTTTCATAAGCGTTGTTTGCTGCAGTCATAGCTTGTTTAATAGCTTGAACAGCGGCTTCTGAACCAGCAGGAGCATTTTTAGATAGCTCTTCTACTAAGCCATTTAAATTGCCACTACCTTTTTTCATTTGTGATTCAGCAACAGTTGTGAATGTTGATTGTGTTTCGTTAGCGATGTCATAAAGGTGACGGCTGTAAGACATGATTTTTTCAGCTAAAGGCTGAACCATACCTGCTTGCATAGCCATCAACTGTTGTGCATCGCGTACTGATAATGCTTGTTTTGCGCTTTGTACATTTTCGTTTAAAGCTGTTTTTGCTACAGCCATGTTTAATTCAACAAGCTTTTCAACGCCTTCAAATGCTTTGTTAGTAAGATTTAAAAGGGTCTCTAAGTTTGCTTTGTTTGCTGCTGCGATTTGTTCTGGTGTTAATGTCATCATGTTCTCCTAATTGGTTAAGTCAAGTTGCAATTTGTTGCACTGCACAAATATAAGTATAGGGGGTAAATGGGCTAAGTCAAGACCACATTATGAAAAAAAGAGACAATATCCTTATGAAAGCTTACTATTCGGATCATTTCGTCCTTCCATTGCCTACTGGGCATCGTTTTCCGATGGAAAAATACAGCTTATTAAGAGCTCACGTGGCGAAAATCAAAGGAGTTGAGCTAATTGAAGCTCCCTTAGCTAGTGATATAGATTTGGCTAGAGCCCACAGCCCATCCTATATAGAAAGAGTCAGTGACGGCACCTTAACCGATTCAGAGCTCAGAGAAATAGGTTTCCCTTGGACAACATTAATGGTTGAGCGCTCGAAACGCTCAGCCGGAGCAACCATGCAAGCTTGTATAACGGCTTTAAAGGATGGTGTAGCGGTGAATTTAGCTGGTGGCACCCATCATGCCTATAGGGATAAAGGAAGTGGTTTTTGCGTATTTAATGATGCTGTTGTTGCTGCAAGGCGGTTGCAAAGTCAACAGAAGATGCAAATTGCAATTATTGACCTAGATGTTCATCAGGGGAACGGTACAGCAGCCATATGCCAAGGCGATTCAAGCATATTTACTTTATCGATTCATGGGGAAAAGAATTTCCCCTTTAGAAAAGAAACTAGTAATTTAGATATTGGGTTGGCTGATGGTTGTGAGGATGTCCATTATTTAACTGTGTTATCCGATGCTTTAAGAACTTTAGAGGCACGATTTAGTCCGGAAATGATTATTTACCTAGCGGGAGCAGACCCTCATGAAGGTGATCGTTTAGGGCGTTTAAGATTAACTATGGATGGGTTGGCTCAAAGGGATCAACTGGTTTTTAATTTTGCTAAGGAAATGGGTTGTCCAATTGCTGTAGCAATGGCAGGAGGATATGGGCGTGAGATAGAAACGACGGTTGAAGTCCATGCACAAACCATACAATTAGCATTCAACTATTATAAAAATAGAAAAGAGACATTGACATGAGTAAGTACTCCTGGATACATCGGTTTGCGCCATGGATAGCCCCTATATTTGTGATTATTTGGAGTACTGGATTTATTGTGGCTAGATATGGCATGCCTCATTCAGAGCCTATGACCTTTTTGACTATGCGCTTTGCTGGCGTTTTAGTATTCATGGTTCCTATCGTATTGATATGGAAAGCACCTTGGCCAAATAGATCACAAATCATTCATATTGCAATTGCAGGCCTGCTGCTCCAAGCTGGTTATTTGGGGGGCGTATGGGCAGCAGTTAAAGAAGGAATGTCTGCAGGCCTATCTGCTTTAATTGTTGGCTTGCAACCTGTATTAACAGCATGGCTTGCCGCGTGGCTAGCTGAACGTGTCAGTCCTAAACAGTGGCTTGGACTATTTTTAGGATTGGTTGGTGTGGGCTTGGTTGTTTGGGCGAAGCTATCGCTCATTGGGCTTAGTGTGGCCAGTTTAATTTATATCGTATTTGCCTTATTAAGTATCACTGCAGGAACTATCTACCAAAAGAAATATTGTTCTCAGTTCGATTTAAGAACTGGTTCAGTTATTCAGTTTGCTGCCTCAACGTTGGCGTGCATGCCATTGATGTTTTTGTTTGAGACACGGCAAATTGAATGGGTTCCCGAGTTAATCGCAGCTTTATTGTGGTCTATTTTGGCATTATCGATTGGGGCAATTTCACTTTTATTTGTCATGATTAGAAATGGTGAGGCGACTAGGGTCACCAGTCTTATGTATCTGACTCCTCCCACAACAGCCTTAATGGCTTGGGTGCTTTTTGGTGAGCCGATTACTTGGATGATTGTTTTAGGGATCGGCATTACGATGGTGGCTGTAGTTTTGGTTAATCGTTCACAACAAGTTAAGTAATTGGCGATTAATGGCTTATCATCACGGATATTGATAAATGCATTTTAAAAAGTAGTTTTAATAATTCAGATGACTGTTAAAAGTAAATTGATTCGAGCTGTTTTTACAGGTTTTTTAAGCATTACATTATTGGCTCCAGTAGCAGATATATGGGCGCAAAATACAAGTCAGACTAAAGTTAAAAAACAAAAAGCTCCTAAGAAGCAAAAAACGGTTAGGACAACAACTACAAGATCCAAGTCAACTGATGCTGCAGAAGAGAAAAGACCTTCATTTGCATCAGCAATGGGATTGCGTGGGAATCATGACGCATTGAATCTTAAATCTAGCGTTGCATTAATTGTGGATCGTCAAACACATGAAGTTTTGTTTGAAAAAAATTCTCATGCATCACTTCCAATTGCATCAATTACTAAATTAATGACTTCTTTGGTTGTGATGGATGCTCATTTGCCTCTTGATGAGGGAATTGTGATTCACCAAGATGATGTGAATGTTTACCCAGGGAGAGCTAGATCTCGAGTAACCGAGCATGCTGCAATGACCCGCGAGCAAGCTTTGTTATTGGCTCTGATGTCTTCTGAAAATCGTGCCGCTCATGCTTTAGGTAGAAATTATCCGGGTGGTATTCCTGCTTTTGTTGAGGCTATGAATGCTAAGGCAAAAATGTTGGGTATGAATAATTCTAAATTTTCTGATCCAACTGGTCTTTCTAGTGAAAATGTTTCAAGTCCCGAAGATTTAACTAAATTGGTAGAAGCCGCTTATCAACATAAAGTCATTCGTGATTTTTCTACAAAACCTGATTACAGTTTGATGATTGGGAAAAGAGAGCAGAAATTTATTAATACGAATCGATTAGTTCGAGCTGGTGATATGGATATTGGTTTGCAAAAAACCGGTTATATCTCCGCTGCGGGACGTTGCTTGGTGATGCAAGCGAGAGTTCAAGGGCGTGATGTTGTGATGGTGTTCTTGGATTCTGTTGGTAAATTGTCGCGTTTTGCGGATGCCGTGCGCGTCAAAGAGTGGTTGCAAAGCAACCCCAATCCAACCCCTATACGTAAGCTATAAAATTTATGAGCCGTTAGTCGGTTTATAACCTAGGCTTTTTGATATTTGCATGGCTGTTTCTTTTAATGACTTCAGCCACTCTTCCTGGATGCGCTCAGTAGGCGCAGATAAAGATAAACCAGCTACTAGCTTACCGCTGTCATCTAGAATGGATGCGGCCATGCAACTAACGCCAACTTCAAGTTCTTCATCATCCCTAGCGTGCCCCATTGAACGAACTAGCTCTAATTCTTTCTCAAGCCCACTCAAATCATTGATGCTATTGGCGGTGTGACCTTCCAGGCCAGTCTTTGCAACATA from Polynucleobacter sp. MWH-Spelu-300-X4 encodes the following:
- the aceF gene encoding dihydrolipoyllysine-residue acetyltransferase; this translates as MSQVLEIKVPDIGDYKDVPVIEVHVKPGDKVEKEQTLVTLESDKATMDVPSSHAGTVKEVKVHVGDNISEGTVVILLEEGGASAATTATAAAPAVAPASTAASATVEVTVPDIGDYKDVPVIEVHVKPGDKVEKEQSLVTLESDKATMDVPSSHAGTVKEVKVQVGDNISEGRVVVILETAGGASSAPVVAPTASAPAAPKPASVPAPAAPVASTAAPAQSVPRSEAVPTGGISHASPSVRKYARELGVDVSKVTGSGPKGRITQEDVQAYVKNIMTGHAPSPAGAPVAASGGLNLLPWPKVDFTKFGEIETKPLSRIQKLSAANLSRNWVMIPAVTYHEDADITGLEAFRVMTNKDNEKQGIKVTMLAFLIKAVVNALKKYPEFNSSLDGDNLVLKKYFHIAFAADTPNGLVVPVVKNADKKGIFEIAKETGELAKLAREGKLKPDQMQGASFTISSLGGIGGTYFAPIVNAPEVAILGVNKATMKPVWNGKEFVPKLICPLSLTADHRVIDGALATKFNVYLAELLADFRRVVL
- a CDS encoding DMT family transporter yields the protein MSKYSWIHRFAPWIAPIFVIIWSTGFIVARYGMPHSEPMTFLTMRFAGVLVFMVPIVLIWKAPWPNRSQIIHIAIAGLLLQAGYLGGVWAAVKEGMSAGLSALIVGLQPVLTAWLAAWLAERVSPKQWLGLFLGLVGVGLVVWAKLSLIGLSVASLIYIVFALLSITAGTIYQKKYCSQFDLRTGSVIQFAASTLACMPLMFLFETRQIEWVPELIAALLWSILALSIGAISLLFVMIRNGEATRVTSLMYLTPPTTALMAWVLFGEPITWMIVLGIGITMVAVVLVNRSQQVK
- a CDS encoding phasin family protein, which gives rise to MTLTPEQIAAANKANLETLLNLTNKAFEGVEKLVELNMAVAKTALNENVQSAKQALSVRDAQQLMAMQAGMVQPLAEKIMSYSRHLYDIANETQSTFTTVAESQMKKGSGNLNGLVEELSKNAPAGSEAAVQAIKQAMTAANNAYETTQKSIKQAIDLAQNNFNAAANTAVKAARGKK
- a CDS encoding histone deacetylase, translated to MKAYYSDHFVLPLPTGHRFPMEKYSLLRAHVAKIKGVELIEAPLASDIDLARAHSPSYIERVSDGTLTDSELREIGFPWTTLMVERSKRSAGATMQACITALKDGVAVNLAGGTHHAYRDKGSGFCVFNDAVVAARRLQSQQKMQIAIIDLDVHQGNGTAAICQGDSSIFTLSIHGEKNFPFRKETSNLDIGLADGCEDVHYLTVLSDALRTLEARFSPEMIIYLAGADPHEGDRLGRLRLTMDGLAQRDQLVFNFAKEMGCPIAVAMAGGYGREIETTVEVHAQTIQLAFNYYKNRKETLT
- the aceE gene encoding pyruvate dehydrogenase (acetyl-transferring), homodimeric type, whose amino-acid sequence is MAVTPEQVAGSNKKQDVDPIETKEWIDALNGVIQKEGVERAAFLIDEQISHARVSGVVQPFHAETPYINTIPVEQQAKLPGDQQVEERIRAYTRWNAMAMVLRANKDTNVGGHISSFQSAATLYDVGFNHFWHAPSDKHGGDLVFVQGHVATGVYARAYMLGRLTDEHLNNFRQEVDGKGISSYPHPWLMPDFWQFPTVSMGLGPIMAIYQARFMKYLQDRGFAQTEGRKVWAFLGDGETDEPESLGAIGMAGREKLDNLCFVINCNLQRLDGPVRGNGKIIQELESEFRGAGWNVIKLVWGTHWDALFARDKKGILMKRLGEIVDGEYQTMKAKNGAYVRQVVFNTPELQALVADWSDDDIWNLNRGGHDPHKVYAAFHAANTHKNQPTVILAKTIKGDGMGGSGQAMNIAHQAKKMNIEDVKAFRDRFKIPVADDKIEELPLVKFEEGSPELTYMRDRRMELGGYLPQRRTKAESLDVPKLDVFSPLLEATAEGREISTTMAFVRMLNIIIKDKLIGKRVVPIVPDESRTFGMEGMFRQLGIWNQLGQLYTPQDHDQLMFYKEDKHGQILQEGINEAGAMCDWIAAATSYSTHGVPMLPFYIFYSMFGFQRIGDLAWAAGDMRSRGFLLGGTAGRTTLNGEGLQHEDGHSHLWSGAIPNCISYDPTFAFELAVVIQDGMRRMMTEQEDVYYYLTLMNENYAHPAMPKGAEKDILKGMYKLSSVGDAKAKLRVQLLGSGTIFREVIEAANMLRDDWGVASDLWSCPSFTELGRDWNAVSRANMLNPTAKPAVSHVEAMLAGTTGPVIAATDYVRLFAEQIRPAIQNVGKRYTVLGTDGFGRSDTREQLRHFFEVDRRWVTVAALKTLADEGQIEHKKVAEALKKYGLDPKKPNPMTV
- the lpdA gene encoding dihydrolipoyl dehydrogenase, whose protein sequence is MANIEIKVPDIGDFHDVPVIEVLVKVGDQVEKEQPLLVLESDKATMEVPSDTAGTIVSLAVSVGDKINQGMVIATITAAEGAAPAAKPAPAATAPVEAPKSAPAVAPIAGSYAGTVDHECEMLVFGAGPGGYSAAFRSADLGMSTIIVERYPTLGGVCLNVGCIPSKALLHTAAIVDEVKAMAAHGISYGEPKVEIDKLRTYKESVIGKLTGGLAGMAKARKVVTVRGIGRFLDATHVEVDLTEGSSKQTTGKKAVIRFQKAIIAAGSQAVMLPFLPQDPRIVDSTGALKLTSVPKRMLVIGGGIIGLEMATVYSTLGSKIDIAEMMDGLMAGADRDLEKVWEKMNAPRFDKIMLKTRATKAEAKPDGIYVTFEGDKAPADPQAYDLVLVAVGRTPNGKKIDADKAGVVVDERGFIPVDAQLRTNVPNIYAIGDIVGQPMLAHKAVHEAHVAAEVAAGQKSYFDAKQIPSVAYTDPEVAWAGLTEEQCKAKGIAYEKGMFPWAASGRAIANGRDEGFTKLLFDKATHRIIGGGIVGTHAGDLIGEVCLAIEMGADAVDIGKTIHPHPTLGESVGMAAEVAHGSCTDLPPQKKK
- a CDS encoding serine hydrolase, whose translation is MTVKSKLIRAVFTGFLSITLLAPVADIWAQNTSQTKVKKQKAPKKQKTVRTTTTRSKSTDAAEEKRPSFASAMGLRGNHDALNLKSSVALIVDRQTHEVLFEKNSHASLPIASITKLMTSLVVMDAHLPLDEGIVIHQDDVNVYPGRARSRVTEHAAMTREQALLLALMSSENRAAHALGRNYPGGIPAFVEAMNAKAKMLGMNNSKFSDPTGLSSENVSSPEDLTKLVEAAYQHKVIRDFSTKPDYSLMIGKREQKFINTNRLVRAGDMDIGLQKTGYISAAGRCLVMQARVQGRDVVMVFLDSVGKLSRFADAVRVKEWLQSNPNPTPIRKL